Below is a window of Pyxidicoccus trucidator DNA.
AGAACACCAAGGATGAGCTGAGCCGTCGCATCCAGATCACCCGGCTCATCGCCAAGATGCCCACGCTCGCCGCGTTCTCCTACCGGCACAGCATGGGCCTGCCGTACATCTACCCGGACAACGACCTGTCCTACGTCGCCAACTTCCTGGCGATGGTGAAGCGCATCGGCACCACGACCTACAAGGTCCACCCGGTGCTGGAACGCGCG
It encodes the following:
- a CDS encoding citrate/2-methylcitrate synthase, whose amino-acid sequence is LNGELPTPKELEQFVHLVTHHTFVHENVKSFMDGFRYDAHPMSMLGSTVAALSSFYPDAKNTKDELSRRIQITRLIAKMPTLAAFSYRHSMGLPYIYPDNDLSYVANFLAMVKRIGTTTYKVHPVLERA